One Salmo trutta chromosome 24, fSalTru1.1, whole genome shotgun sequence genomic region harbors:
- the arl5a gene encoding ADP-ribosylation factor-like protein 5A: protein MGILFTKLWRLFNHQEHKVIIVGLDNAGKTTILYQFSMNEVVHTSPTIGSNVEEIVVNNTHFLMWDIGGQESLRSSWNTYYTNTEFVIVVVDSTDRERISVTKEELYRMLAHEDLKKAGLLIFANKQDVKGCMSVAEISQSLQLTSVKDHQWHIQACCALTGEGLCQGLEWMMSRLRVR, encoded by the exons AGCACAAGGTTATTATTGTGGGCCTGGACAATGCGGGGAAGACCACCATACTTTATCAGTT TTCTATGAATGAGGTGGTCCACACGTCTCCTACAATAGGCAGCAACGTGGAGGAGATAGTGGTGAACAACACGCACTTCCTGATGTGGGACATCGGAGGACAGGAGTCACTGAGATCCTCCTGGAACACGTACTACACTAACACAGAG TTTGTGATCGTAGTGGTGGacagcacagacagagagagaatctctGTCACCAAAGAGGAGCTCTACAGAATGCTTGCACATGAA GACCTGAAGAAGGCGGGCCTGCTGATTTTTGCTAACAAACAGGATGTGAAAGGCTGTATGTCTGTGGCTGAGATCTCCCAGAGCCTGCAGCTCACCTCAGTCAAAGACCACCAGTGGCACATCCAAGCCTGCTGCGCCCTCACTGGGGAGGG GTTGTGCCAGGGCCTGGAGTGGATGATGTCACGACTGCGGGTTAGATGA